Proteins found in one Allorhizobium pseudoryzae genomic segment:
- a CDS encoding glutathione S-transferase family protein has translation MPTLYHHPMSSASRFVRLILAEYGFQTDFVEEQPWEKRREFLALNPAGSLPVYVDDSMRVLCGPSVLLEFLDETHGVLKRDRRLLAEDPFQRAEIRRLTEWFLQKMEQDVTKPLTRERVYKLQMTAAQGGGAPDSKVLRTARANIRQHMKYLAWLAGSRTWLAGDRLSYADLAAAASISVLDYLGEIDWQETPVAKEWYQRLKSRPSFRPLLGERIRGITPVSHYADLDF, from the coding sequence ATGCCCACGCTTTATCACCACCCCATGTCCTCCGCCTCGCGTTTCGTCCGGTTGATCCTGGCCGAATACGGCTTCCAGACGGATTTCGTGGAGGAGCAGCCCTGGGAAAAGCGCCGCGAATTTCTCGCCCTCAATCCGGCCGGTTCGCTGCCGGTCTATGTCGATGACAGCATGCGCGTGCTGTGCGGACCGAGCGTGTTGCTGGAATTTCTCGACGAGACGCATGGTGTCCTGAAACGGGACCGCCGGCTTCTGGCCGAAGATCCGTTCCAGCGCGCCGAAATCCGCCGGCTGACCGAGTGGTTCCTGCAGAAGATGGAGCAGGACGTCACCAAGCCTCTGACGCGCGAGCGGGTCTACAAGCTGCAGATGACGGCGGCGCAAGGGGGCGGCGCACCGGACAGCAAGGTGCTGCGCACCGCACGCGCCAATATTCGCCAGCATATGAAGTACCTCGCCTGGCTCGCCGGATCGCGCACCTGGCTTGCCGGCGACCGGCTGAGCTATGCGGATCTTGCCGCCGCCGCCTCGATCTCGGTTCTCGATTATCTCGGCGAAATTGATTGGCAGGAGACACCGGTCGCCAAGGAATGGTATCAGAGGCTGAAATCGCGGCCCTCGTTCCGTCCGCTCCTGGGCGAACGTATCCGCGGCATCACGCCGGTATCTCATTATGCGGACCTCGACTTCTGA
- the queG gene encoding tRNA epoxyqueuosine(34) reductase QueG, giving the protein MRTSTSDQDRPASARPPKAEERKRKLTAFLRQEALAQGFDLCRITLPTSIPEAPARLAEFVAAGRHGTMAWMEETLERRGDPRTLWSEVRSIVMLGLNYGPDEDPRSILDKPDRAAISVYARNRDYHDVIKGRLKEIATRFAARAGADVKVFVDTAPVMEKPLAAAAGLGWQGKHTNLVSRSHGSWLFLGSLFTTEELEIDAPERDHCGSCRACLDACPTAAFPAPYQIDARRCISYLTIEHKGPIDPTLRPLIGNRIYGCDDCLAACPWNKFAAEASEMKLKAREDLKEPSIACLLTLDDGAFRSLFSGSPVKRIGRDRFVRNVLIAAGNSGRSDLIAPCMRLLDDTSPVVRAMAVWALSRLMPPEGFAALRAGRVEDEDPDVRAEWQMVEQG; this is encoded by the coding sequence ATGCGGACCTCGACTTCTGATCAGGACAGACCGGCATCCGCACGACCGCCGAAAGCGGAGGAGCGGAAACGCAAGCTGACGGCCTTTCTGCGCCAGGAAGCGCTTGCCCAGGGGTTTGACCTCTGTCGCATCACCCTGCCCACCAGCATTCCCGAGGCGCCGGCCCGCCTTGCCGAGTTCGTCGCCGCCGGTCGCCATGGCACCATGGCCTGGATGGAGGAGACGCTGGAGCGGCGCGGCGATCCGCGCACGCTGTGGAGCGAGGTCCGCTCCATCGTCATGTTGGGCCTGAACTACGGGCCGGATGAGGATCCGCGGTCCATTCTCGACAAGCCGGACCGCGCCGCCATCTCCGTCTATGCCCGCAACCGCGATTATCACGACGTCATCAAGGGCCGGCTGAAGGAGATCGCCACGCGCTTTGCCGCGCGCGCCGGTGCGGATGTGAAGGTGTTTGTCGATACGGCCCCGGTGATGGAAAAGCCGCTCGCCGCCGCCGCCGGTCTCGGCTGGCAGGGCAAGCACACCAACCTCGTGTCGCGCAGCCACGGCTCCTGGCTTTTCCTCGGCAGCCTGTTCACGACGGAAGAACTGGAGATCGATGCGCCCGAGCGCGATCATTGCGGCTCCTGCCGCGCCTGTCTTGATGCCTGTCCCACCGCGGCCTTCCCGGCGCCCTACCAGATCGATGCGCGACGCTGCATTTCCTACCTCACGATCGAGCACAAGGGGCCGATCGATCCCACCTTGCGACCGCTGATCGGCAACCGCATCTATGGCTGCGACGACTGTCTTGCCGCCTGCCCGTGGAACAAGTTCGCGGCAGAGGCCTCCGAAATGAAGCTCAAGGCGCGCGAAGACCTGAAGGAGCCGTCGATCGCCTGTCTGCTGACGCTCGACGACGGCGCCTTCCGCAGCCTATTCAGCGGCTCGCCGGTCAAGCGCATCGGTCGCGACCGCTTTGTCCGCAACGTGTTGATCGCGGCTGGAAATTCCGGCCGAAGTGATCTGATCGCGCCCTGCATGCGTCTTCTTGATGACACCTCCCCCGTGGTGCGCGCCATGGCGGTGTGGGCCCTGTCGCGCCTGATGCCGCCGGAAGGCTTTGCGGCTCTGCGTGCCGGCAGGGTAGAGGATGAGGACCCGGACGTGCGGGCGGAATGGCAGATGGTGGAGCAGGGCTGA